A stretch of DNA from Promicromonospora sukumoe:
GGTGAGCACGTGCGAGGAGACCAGCACCGTCTTGCCCTCGGCGGCGAGCCGGCGCACGAGCACCCGCAGGTCCACGCGGGAGCGCGGGTCGAGCCCGGAGGCGGGCTCGTCGAGCAGCAGGACGGCGGGGTCGTGCACGAGGGCACGCGCCAGGCCGAGGCGCTGCTTCTGGCCGCGGGACAGGACGTGCGCGGGCTGGTCGGCGAACTCGGACAGGTGCACGAGCTCCAGCAGGTCGCCCGCGCGGGCCCGGCCGGTCCCGGCGTCGATCCGGTATGCCGCAGCGACCGTCGTCAGCACCTCGCGCGCGGTCAGCGAGTCCCACGTGCCGAACACGTCGGGCATCCAGCCGGTGCGCGAGCGCGCCGCGTAGTTGTGGGTCACCGGGTCGGCCCCGGCGATGCTGATGGTCCCCGCGTCCGGCGTCAGCAGCCCCGCGAGCATGAGCAGGAGGGTCGTCTTGCCCGACCCGTTGGGACCGATGAGCGCGGTGACGCGACCTGGTGCGGCGACCAGGTCGACGTCGGCCACGGCGTGGACCGGCCCGAAGGAACGCCGCACGCCCTGCGCGCGGATACCACCGTCTGGTGTCATGCGGGGACACTAGCGCGACTCACCGACGCGGGCCGTCGGCCCCCGGGATGAACCGGGCGTACGACCAGGGGATGACGTCGCAGGTCAGTCGCGGCGCGCCCGGCCCGTCACGTGCAGCATCCGCTGCTCGCCGAAGGCCACGTTCTGGTCGATCGTCACCGTGACGACGTCGCCGTCGAACCGCAGCTCCAGGCGCCACTCGAACGGCGTGCCGAGGAAGACCAGGCGACCACGCAGCGTGGAAGCGTCGGCCCAGGCGGCCGCCGCCGCGACGTCGACCGGTGCGTCCCGGACCGCCCAGCTCCCCGGGACCCACTCCCCGTGCCCGAACTGCACGACCTGATCGGTCCCGGCCGTGGTCGTGAACGTCACCTCGGTGAGCCCGTCCAGGGAGCGGCCCACGGCCAGGGCGGTCACGTCCCGCTCGTTCGGCTGCAGCTCGTAGGTCACCCCGGCCAGCGCGTCCAGGAGCGGGGACGACGGCGCGCCGGACGGCGTCGGCAGGGCCGGCTCGAACCGCTCGGGCCCCTGCTCCGGGGCGGCGAGGTAGGGGGCGACCCACGCGGCGTCGGGCAGCAGGGAGTCCCAGACCACGTCGAGCACGGCCTGCATGTCCATGAGGCCCGAGGTCATCGTGATCACCAGGTCCTTCTCGGGCCAGACGAGGATGTACTGCCCGAACGCGCCGTCGGCCCGGTAGGCGCCGTGCCGACACTGCCAGAACTGGTAGCCGTAGCCCTGGTTCCACTCCGGCCAGTCGTGCGGGCCGTTCGGCACCTGCGCGGACGTCGCCGCAGCCACCCACTCGGCGGGGACGAGCTGCCGCCCCTTCCAGACGCCGCCTTGCAGGTAGAGCTGCCCGAACGCCGCCATCTCCTCGGTCGTGACCGACAGCCCGAACCCGCCCACGTCGATGCCGTCGGGGTCCTGCTCCCAGGTGGCGTGCGTGATGCCGAGCGGCTCCAGCAGGCGCGGCGTCAGGTAGTCGAGCAGCCGCTGCCCCGTGAGCTGGTGCAGGATCGCCGACAGCAGGTAGGTCGCGCCGGTGTTGTAGACGAACTGCGTGCCCGGCTCGTGCTCGACGGGACGCGCCAGGATGGCGCCCGCCCAGCGGGACCGCGGCAGGGAGATCGTGCGGCCGACGCCCTCCATGGTCGAGGCGCTGTGCCCCGTCGTCATGGTCAGCAGGTCGCGCACGCGCATCGCGGCCAGGTGCTCGCCCAGGTCGGCCGGGGCGTCGTCCGGCAGGAGGTCGATGACGTGGTCGTCCAGGGTCAGGAGCCCCTCGTCGACCGCGATCCCGACGGCGGTCGACGTGAAGCTCTTGCTCACCGAGAACATCACGTGCGGCCGGTCGGCCGTGTGCGGCTGCCACCAGGCCTCGGTGATCACCCTGCCGTGGCGCAGCACCATGACGCTGTGCACGTCCTCCAGCGCGTCCAGCCCGGCGACGAGACGGCGCAGGGCCGCGGGGTCGACGCCCTCGGCCGCGGGGGTGGAGCGGGGCAGGATCCGCGACATGCTCGGGCACGTCCTCTCGCTGGGTGACGCGACATTCTCACCCCACGGGTTCGCGCCTGTCGACCAGTCGCAGGAACGCGTCCTCGGCGAGCGACCAGGCGCGGTCACGGGCCGCGCCCCGCCGGGCCGGCAGTGCGTCCGAGAGCGCCGCCTCGGCCCGCACCAGCTCCGCCTCGACGAAGTCCAGGAGGAGCCGCGGCACGGCGATCGAGCCCATCTCGCGCGTACGCGCCTTGCTCCGGACCAGGTCGCCGACAGCTTCCCGGACGTCGTCGGGAAGCGCGGCCCCCGCGACGAGCGAGGGCAGATCCATCGGCGGCGACGCGTCCTCCCGCAGGCACATCCAGCGTAGCGTGACCGCCGGCCGCAGCGCGTAGAGGAACTTCTTGGCCGCCCCGGACGAGGCGAGCAGCGCCAGGTTGTTGCGGGCCACGTGCAGGTAGTGGTTCGTCAGGGCGCGCCGGTCCGTGGTGTCGTCGGCCAGCGCCAGCAGGTCGTCGCGGATTGCGGCGTCGCCGCGGTACACGATCGGCGAGCGCAGCCACTCCCCGACCGTCGCGTTCCCCTTGACCATCAGCCCGAGGGCCTTGCGCACGTCCCAGCCGTTGACGTCGAAGACCTTGTCCAGCGGCGTCTCGATCACGTCCCGCCGGGTGCGCAGGCCCAGGTAGTCGCCGGCGCGGCGCACGTACAGGAACCGGCAGTCGTAGTCCGAGTCCGGCGAGGGGAAACCCCAGGCCCGGCTGCCGCTCTCGATCGCCCACAGGATGCGGACGTCGTGCTCCTGCTCGACGCGGTCCAGGCGTGCGTCGACCGCCCGGACGACGTCCGGGTCCATCGAGTCGGGGATGTTGCGCATCCCCGGACGCTAACGGCCGGACGACGGCGCAGTCGCGCCCTTTTCCAGCCGTTCCCGGGCCTCCATCAGGGCGAAGCCGAGCAGGTTGAGCCCACGCCAGGCGGCCGGACGCTCGGCGTCCTCGTTCCCGGCGCCCATCCCGATGCCCCAGACGCGGTCCCGCGGGCTGGCCTCGACGAGCACCCGGGAGCCGGTGCGCACCAGGTACTCCCGCAGGTGCGGGTGGGCGCCGAACTTGTGCTCGCTGCCGCGCACCACGATCTCGAACCGCTCCCGCACCCACACCTCGTCGTCGAAGTCCCGGACCGTCCGCCCGGCGGCCTTCGCGAGCGCGGGGTTCGGCGCGTCGATCGCCGCCCGCTCCGCCTCCGGGTCGCCGAACAGGCGGGCCTTCTCCGCCATCATCCAGTGCTCGGCGGTGCCGTAGCGGACGCCGTCCACGACGAACGGCGCCTCGAACCACTGGCTCAGGCTGCCCCGGCCGGCGCTCCCGTCCGCCTCCGGCTGGTGCCCCCAGAAGTGCAGGTACTTGGGCGTCGCCCCGGCGTCGACGAGCATGCG
This window harbors:
- a CDS encoding ABC transporter ATP-binding protein, which codes for MTPDGGIRAQGVRRSFGPVHAVADVDLVAAPGRVTALIGPNGSGKTTLLLMLAGLLTPDAGTISIAGADPVTHNYAARSRTGWMPDVFGTWDSLTAREVLTTVAAAYRIDAGTGRARAGDLLELVHLSEFADQPAHVLSRGQKQRLGLARALVHDPAVLLLDEPASGLDPRSRVDLRVLVRRLAAEGKTVLVSSHVLTELDEMADDAVFISRGRTVATRSVADADRPREWRLTALDPEALTAWLDQDGPAYRRDADGPAVLVELTSDAAAAALLRSAVEAGVDVSSLAPAGGVLEQAYLALEEERR
- a CDS encoding serine hydrolase domain-containing protein, with the translated sequence MSRILPRSTPAAEGVDPAALRRLVAGLDALEDVHSVMVLRHGRVITEAWWQPHTADRPHVMFSVSKSFTSTAVGIAVDEGLLTLDDHVIDLLPDDAPADLGEHLAAMRVRDLLTMTTGHSASTMEGVGRTISLPRSRWAGAILARPVEHEPGTQFVYNTGATYLLSAILHQLTGQRLLDYLTPRLLEPLGITHATWEQDPDGIDVGGFGLSVTTEEMAAFGQLYLQGGVWKGRQLVPAEWVAAATSAQVPNGPHDWPEWNQGYGYQFWQCRHGAYRADGAFGQYILVWPEKDLVITMTSGLMDMQAVLDVVWDSLLPDAAWVAPYLAAPEQGPERFEPALPTPSGAPSSPLLDALAGVTYELQPNERDVTALAVGRSLDGLTEVTFTTTAGTDQVVQFGHGEWVPGSWAVRDAPVDVAAAAAWADASTLRGRLVFLGTPFEWRLELRFDGDVVTVTIDQNVAFGEQRMLHVTGRARRD
- a CDS encoding nucleotidyltransferase domain-containing protein → MRNIPDSMDPDVVRAVDARLDRVEQEHDVRILWAIESGSRAWGFPSPDSDYDCRFLYVRRAGDYLGLRTRRDVIETPLDKVFDVNGWDVRKALGLMVKGNATVGEWLRSPIVYRGDAAIRDDLLALADDTTDRRALTNHYLHVARNNLALLASSGAAKKFLYALRPAVTLRWMCLREDASPPMDLPSLVAGAALPDDVREAVGDLVRSKARTREMGSIAVPRLLLDFVEAELVRAEAALSDALPARRGAARDRAWSLAEDAFLRLVDRREPVG
- a CDS encoding NADAR family protein; this encodes MPDTTALRPASVRSVDELRMLVDAGATPKYLHFWGHQPEADGSAGRGSLSQWFEAPFVVDGVRYGTAEHWMMAEKARLFGDPEAERAAIDAPNPALAKAAGRTVRDFDDEVWVRERFEIVVRGSEHKFGAHPHLREYLVRTGSRVLVEASPRDRVWGIGMGAGNEDAERPAAWRGLNLLGFALMEARERLEKGATAPSSGR